ACTCTGGTTGATCTACAAAAAGCAGCAGTTGATAAATCCTTAGAGAGTAaaaatggacacctggatcttttcCTACGGTTCCTGATGGGCGTCTcgctggagtccaatcagagacttacaggatctactgacacacacagtgaacagCTCAGACACTATCAGTGCAACGTggtacattaaaaacaaaatcaaggaTGATCATTATTATATGAGAGGTAAACATCTCTCAGCTGAGAGATgcatcaatctgttcctctgtctgctggaaaTGAAGGATCAGACTCTGTACAaagagattcaggagtttgtgaagTCAGAGAATCACTCATATAAACTCTCtcctgctcactgctcaacaatAGCCTATATACTTCAGATATCAGAGGAGGTGCTGGACGAGTTTGATCTgaagaaatacaacacatcagatgaGGGTAGAAGgagactgataccagctgtggtgaactgcagaaaagctctgtgagtattaatttatgtaattggAGATGGTGTGTATGTTTTGTTGAGACACAGTTACATTGTAAATCCTCCATCAGATCATAACAGTGTTTCTTTGtcattacaataatttaatggGAAATCAGAAGCTGAAATACATCACATCAAAGTACTTTATTGCATATTAAACCTCTGGCTGAATGATTGATTCTGATTGCCTGATACTGAACCAAGGTGGGGGAGAggtctctcattctttctctccatgtacacacatacagtacagacacatTCACATGGACAGAAACCTGTCAGAGCTGCCCTACGTCTTGTTAATAAAAGTTTCACTAATGAGTTATGATAAGTTACATGACTTTTCTCAGTTTCTAGGTGGtagcataaatatttttttaattagataaacttacagttttattgttAGAGATGCTTTATGCTGCCCAACACTACTCTCTATGTCTCTGTAACAGCATTGCAATGATTCCCACCTCTATTGTTAAATGATAGTTGAAATGCTATACAATGCTTGTTGTAAAATGGTTATTCAGAATTAGTAATGGGGGCTTGTAATGTTTAAAAGGAATTCAAATAATGCACTTCACATTATAGCTGCATTACCACCTTGGGtatgcattatttttcagtaattcaatggCCCTTCATCGGATATTCTTTAAATGTACAGGAAAAGTCATTCACGTGTTGATCTCTTGTGTAGATTTAGTTGCTCTGGAATATAATTCAAAGCATCTCAGTCAATGTTATTTCAGCAAACAGAACTTCACCTGTCACATATGTATGACTATAACTGAGTTTTCTAATACAGTAGGTTTGTAGTATCCAACTTATTCAAATATAATTGAGTTGATTGTCAGTCAGTATTCAGAGTTCACTTCACGgtgaaaaacagaatattagTCATGTGATCAATGTGCAGAAAAGACAGTATTTGAACCCACCATCTCCTCTATATTAAATCATATACCCTTCCCTTTTATAGACTTGATGGCTgtaattttattgattattgatgtgtatttttttctttgtttttgaattgaCTAAACTCACTGAGAGAGCGACCTGAGTCACAATGACCTGcgggattcaggagtgaagctgctctccgATGGACTGAAAAGTCCACACTGTCAACTCAACATACTGaggtaagaaaaacaaatggacACTTGGCCTGGGCCTTGCCTTTGCTAGACTGGGAGGACCCAGAGGAATATTCACGTTTTAAACCCCCTGTGCTCCAGACTGCCAGACCAGAACACAATTGAGGAGTCAACTCCCCAAGAACGTTAGGTAGATTTTGTACCATACCTAACAATTACTTAGTGGCCCTGCAGCAGACCCCAATTTGAGTTTGCGCCAGCCTGTTGTTTTAATGAACTTTTcagttattttgaaaattatttattcactgaTTAAGTTTATGAGGATTGGAGATGAAGACTCTTACTGAGAACTGCCGAGATATTGCTTAATCAACACTGTGACACTGAgtaaaacactaaacacactaGTTATGCAAGCTTAACTGAACCTGTAATCAGTGATGTGTGGGTAAAAATTTCTTCAGTGAATCAATGAATAATTTGATTTGAAGCAGAGTTACAGAAATCTGAACACTCCTGTGTGTGAATTAGTTTAATATGATCTCCAGGGTGatgttgagtgtttgtgtgtgtttgtagattatctggctgtatggtgacagaggaaggctgttgttttctggcttcagctctgagttcaaacccctcacacctgagagagctggatctgagctacaatcacccaggagaaTCATTAGTCAAGCTGCTCTCTGATCCAAGCTACCGACTGGAGAAACTTAAGTATGTTCAGCACTGACAATCATCCTCTCGTGTGTTTGTACATGTGTAGCACACACATGTTAGCCACTGAAAACTCAGATGTACACTACCAATAAAAAATTTGATAAGTCAACAAGTCCATAAACAATCAAAAGCAAATTATGAgcaatattacaaataaacactattttaaaaagacaaattaattagtgctttgttttttttttttttttttccaggtagGTCTAGCCTAGTATTCTAGTAAGAAATGATACAGAAATTTGAGTAAAGTAATCAAACAGAAGATAAAATAAACTGCAGCAggtattagactgctgtcactttaagacctaatgcacagTATGTTACACatcttattttcattattaaattcaGTAGGCTTTTTTACTGCACTTTTATGAactctttttatatattaatttacccTCATTTCTTTATTACTTTAAAGTCTGTGTAACTGGAAGTTGTTGCCGACTTTATGTCAGTATAATAACGTATTTCCAactgaaacagaatattgaatggggcactgttttatttttgaatgggGCGCTATATATATTCCttcattttttggtaaaattgtcattatcattcaaaatgttttgttttttatagtgtggatcatggaggagaatTCAGGATTGTAGCAGGACCACAGAAATGtaactctcgctctctctctctctctctctctctctctctctctctctctctctcacacacacacacacatactttgattattgtttttttttgtgtgtgtgtgttagtaatgTTGTAATCTCTTCTTGTGTTCAGATATCTGCAATCTCACACTGGATTTAAACACAGCAAACACATATCTTGCTCTGTCTGAGAGCAACAGAAAGGTGAAACATGTGAAAAAGAagcagccgtatcctgatcatccagagagatttgagAGATTTCCTCAGGTTCTGAGTAgagagagtctgactggacgTTGTTACTGGGAGGCTGAATGGAAAGGGAAGCCTGATATATCAGTGACATACAAAGGAATCAGCAGGAAAGGAAAGAATGATGACTGTAGGTTTGGGCTCAATGAAAAGTCCTGGAGCCTGATCTGGAATAATTACAAATTCATTGTCAGACACAATAATGAGAAAACAGGCATACCTCCCCCTTCAAGCCGCTCTAACAGAGTAGGAGTGTATCTGGACTGGTCGGCCGGCACTCTGTctttctacagcgtctctgacacacacaaactcacacacttacacacattcaacaccacattcactgaacccctctatgCTGGATTTAGGGTTTGTTATTCTGGTAGCTCTGTGTCTCTTTGTGAGATTAAACCTCTTCCTGTGAGAATCAAGTCAGTCACACACAGATGAGAAATAGAAAGACTCACATTATCTCTGTCTTTACCTCACACAGCTGTAAAGTCTTTCTCCATTCAAATCTTAATTTCAGTTTGTATACAGAGAAACACATGCTGACTTTGGTCTAAATGAGACACACCACCGGTTTTGTAAAGTCATTTGAATGCGGCTCAACTTGAGTTTTGTCTTTTTGGATCTCTGATCGCCACCTGGAGGAAGATTTAGTTTCTCGCTCACAGGAAACAGTTTTTGGCAACTGCTTGCTCTGTTACTATGGCAACTGAGGTTTGTTTCTGAGGTAATTTTTTTGTTACTATTCATTACAAGTTTCGGTGAGTGTTGAGCTCATCTTACACTCCGTGTGGAAGGGTGGCGTCTCTTCCTAAATACTCGTTCTCACAATCGCATTCAGATTAATTGTTCATTAGAGTTGAAGATGTGGATCAAACTCATGTCAGATTTAGTCTTTCTGGGACTCAGTGCTCAGGAGAGTTTGAGAATCTCTCATAGATGTAGAGCTAAAATACATTCAATGATATTGAGTCTAGAGCTCAATATTATTATGGGCTGATATTTTAtcctcaaaatatgttttttttttttttttttttttttttttttttgtttgcttgcaaATTCTCAAAATACATtacaaagttttatgtttaaaatgtttttatttacctcTACAAAATATTcctacccaaaaatgaaaattaccccttgattttctcaccctcaaacctttcttctttcagatgaatacaactggagttatatttaaaaaaaaaatgtccttgctcttcaagctttataatggcagtgaatggctgttgagattttgaagcaaaataaaatgcgtccatccatcataaaaagtgttccacacagctccggggggttaataaaggccttctgaagtgaattgatgtttttgttgatgaataatattcttattttcatgAGAGAGTGGCGTTCTAGTGGATGACGTAGGACCAGGCATAGCGTAAGCTCCAGTAAGAATATGCTAATCTTGCGAggaccaagttttgtttacagcaaaggaaaaccagtctccttttggcttatatcgaaaaccttcgacatttttctttacaaatcctcattttgtacttctaatgcgtgaccggtgttttgttttgctctctcctctgtgcttccATGTTAGACACTTCTCACCAGAACTTACACTACGCCTAAGTCCTACATcatcacttcagaaggcctttattaaccctctgaagcCATGTGGATTACTTTTAACAATGGatgaatgcactttattttgcttaaaaatctcaaacaccattcactgccattataaagcttggaagagccaggacatttttcaatataactctgactgtattcgtctaaaagaagaaagtcatatacacctaggatggcttgagggtgagtaaaacatggggtaattttcatttttgggttaactatctatctatctatctatctatctatctatctataatttttttaacctgtaaatatgtatatttctgtttatatattgAGGTTATTATGTTACAGTCTGAGGAAGGTTGGTTTTTTGGGCAGTAATCAAATGAAATGGtacatttatgttaaattatgttaAAGGTGGCAATGTTGCTAGTTTAAAATCtacacattaaacattaataaactaaaattatttaatttaaatgtatattagcatcaaaacaaaaaatatgactatgtgaatcatgttaaaatgaaaaaaaaagaatgaaaacatgactcattgatataaaattactattttatttttcaaaaatcacaTCAATCAACAGGCTATTTCTGATGCTTacattacataaacaaataattcataaataattagattttcaAGTGCTCAGTGGGGATTTGTAACATGTGAATCTCAGTTCAGTATCTCTGAGATATTGAATTAAAACAGCATCACCTCTCATCTGAGAGCAAACCACGAGACAGTCTCAGACTGGAGGGATTTTGTCCATGGAGCAGCCACACTTCTCAACAATCATATTCGGGAACTCTGCCACCTCGATTTCAGTGTAATCTCCCTTTTTCACCAGGTACATCATGGGCAGCGGTGCACTCTCCATCACTGCACAGGTCCTCTGCCCGTATCCATAGTAACCACGCTTGGGCTGCTTGCATCCTCCGGCACATCTGAAGGCCTGGTACCCAGCCGGCTCAATGATCCAGTATTGAGTCCAGGTCAGCTCACGGAAATTGATGAAATGCTCTTCCCGGCAACACTTGCTGCTGTTTGGGCTGGAGTTACAGTTCCCCTGAGATCTGTTGACAGGGAAATTAAGGATTTTAGTTAATGAGCATGTGACTGAAAGGTGTAAAGTTCAATGCAAACTAAATAAGCTGCAGTTTAATTACAGTACTCACCCATATTCATCCAGGTTTAGGGTGTAAAACACAAGTTCAGGTGCACCCACATCCTTTTCCAGGGTATTTTCTTTTGAGTCCTGTGTGGCAAAATGAACTCTTTTGGCCATCTCGGCCGCGTAGCTACCAGGTCTCTCTCCTTCAGTCCACACCTCCAGATGCAGGGGTGTTTGCTTTTGAGCTTTAGACCAGTAATGAACGGCCTGAGTCACGTCAAAGCTCCTCCAGCCAGACTCATGGATAGGAACCAGTCTATTTAAATAGTGAATATGAACACATGAGTTCTTGTTCAtgcattatcaaattaaatactgttattacttgtgcatttatttatgttttattacatttggaCATCTGGCATACCGTGAGTCTATGAGTGATGTTCTGTTGGAGCCGTTTGCCAGCACTTCCACCCAGTAGATGCTCACTCTGGCGTTGTTAATGGGTCTGTGGTGCCTTCGCTCAGGTTTAGATGGATTCTGCACAGCTGTTTGGAAAAGTTTCAGTTCGGCCATAGTGACTTCAGTGTTTTCTTGCAATCTGGACTCCATGTCGAACACAAGACGCTGACGGGTTGTGTCGGAATACTTGATTTCACCTGTTATAtctatgaaaaaaagaatacattatAGTTTAtgacatgcactgtaaaaatgttttcatcttaATGCTTtggcaacattttttatatttattttggcatAACAATTTCTACTTGATATTCTTGATCAGTAAGTAAATTCATAATAGTCCAAAAAATTGCTGTGATGTtaaaaatttttaagttataaagtaagaaattcatttaaaatatttttatcagtaGAATATTGCAACAAAGTTCATGAGTTACAATAGTTAATATGAACTTGAATACTTTCACAGCAATTATTAATTGTCTGTTAATTTTGACATAGTtacacattttttacattaaaagttgtatacattaattttgcaacaattaaatatttatacattaacat
The sequence above is drawn from the Cyprinus carpio isolate SPL01 chromosome A17, ASM1834038v1, whole genome shotgun sequence genome and encodes:
- the LOC109097769 gene encoding left-right determination factor 2-like, with translation MALLIQLLICTTVIPFTEGFDHEDMKQAMLQKLGLTELPRIQKRDLENLVIPAHIKNKYLSMQKLHHKRRRRSLPSLAGILRGIHGNADITGEIKYSDTTRQRLVFDMESRLQENTEVTMAELKLFQTAVQNPSKPERRHHRPINNARVSIYWVEVLANGSNRTSLIDSRLVPIHESGWRSFDVTQAVHYWSKAQKQTPLHLEVWTEGERPGSYAAEMAKRVHFATQDSKENTLEKDVGAPELVFYTLNLDEYGSQGNCNSSPNSSKCCREEHFINFRELTWTQYWIIEPAGYQAFRCAGGCKQPKRGYYGYGQRTCAVMESAPLPMMYLVKKGDYTEIEVAEFPNMIVEKCGCSMDKIPPV